One genomic region from Quercus robur chromosome 4, dhQueRobu3.1, whole genome shotgun sequence encodes:
- the LOC126723062 gene encoding protein NONRESPONDING TO OXYLIPINS 2, mitochondrial-like isoform X2, producing the protein MMASTCNRVIGRTFLSSLKSTVKPRLRPSTTSFRSSFSSTTPSTPRFSPFTRNSVSELGGVQSLMPLHSAMAAARMTSCLSLDGSSRALSQELGLSVPR; encoded by the exons ATGATGGCTTCCACTTGCAACCGTGTGATCGGCAGAACCTTCCTCTCGTCCCTCAAATCAACCGTTAAACCAAGGCTCCGCCCCTCTACGACGTCGTTTCGCTCTTCCTTTTCCTCAACCACACCATCCACTCCTCGTTTCTCTCCTTTTACcag GAATTCGGTATCAGAACTTGGTGGCGTTCAATCTCTGATGCCTCTACACAGCGCCATGGCCGCAGCAAGGATGACATCCTGCCTGAGCTTGGACGGAAGTAGCCGAGCTCTCTCACAGG AGCTTGGTCTATCAGTCCCCAGGTGA
- the LOC126723062 gene encoding protein NONRESPONDING TO OXYLIPINS 2, mitochondrial-like isoform X1, with the protein MMASTCNRVIGRTFLSSLKSTVKPRLRPSTTSFRSSFSSTTPSTPRFSPFTSCMYYDLGRNSVSELGGVQSLMPLHSAMAAARMTSCLSLDGSSRALSQELGLSVPR; encoded by the exons ATGATGGCTTCCACTTGCAACCGTGTGATCGGCAGAACCTTCCTCTCGTCCCTCAAATCAACCGTTAAACCAAGGCTCCGCCCCTCTACGACGTCGTTTCGCTCTTCCTTTTCCTCAACCACACCATCCACTCCTCGTTTCTCTCCTTTTACcag CTGTATGTATTATGATTTGGGTAGGAATTCGGTATCAGAACTTGGTGGCGTTCAATCTCTGATGCCTCTACACAGCGCCATGGCCGCAGCAAGGATGACATCCTGCCTGAGCTTGGACGGAAGTAGCCGAGCTCTCTCACAGG AGCTTGGTCTATCAGTCCCCAGGTGA
- the LOC126723062 gene encoding protein NONRESPONDING TO OXYLIPINS 2, mitochondrial-like isoform X3, producing the protein MMASTCNRVIGRTFLSSLKSTVKPRLRPSTTSFRSSFSSTTPSTPRFSPFTSCMYYDLGRNSVSELGGVQSLMPLHSAMAAARMTSCLSLDGSSRALSQDGIDGT; encoded by the exons ATGATGGCTTCCACTTGCAACCGTGTGATCGGCAGAACCTTCCTCTCGTCCCTCAAATCAACCGTTAAACCAAGGCTCCGCCCCTCTACGACGTCGTTTCGCTCTTCCTTTTCCTCAACCACACCATCCACTCCTCGTTTCTCTCCTTTTACcag CTGTATGTATTATGATTTGGGTAGGAATTCGGTATCAGAACTTGGTGGCGTTCAATCTCTGATGCCTCTACACAGCGCCATGGCCGCAGCAAGGATGACATCCTGCCTGAGCTTGGACGGAAGTAGCCGAGCTCTCTCACAGG ATGGAATTGATGGTACGTGA